From a single Athene noctua chromosome 2, bAthNoc1.hap1.1, whole genome shotgun sequence genomic region:
- the NDUFA4 gene encoding cytochrome c oxidase subunit NDUFA4 yields MFRVVVSHAKKHPSLIPLFLIIGSGGVGAALYLMRLAVFNPDVSWDKKNNPEPWNKLSPSDQYKFYSVNIDYSRLKKDRPDF; encoded by the exons ATGTTCCGCGTTGTGGTCAGCCACGCCAAGAAGCACCCCAGC ttGATCCCTCTGTTTTTGATCATTGGATCTGGAGGTGTTGGCGCAGCCCTGTATCTCATGCGCTTGGCTGTGTTCAACCCTGATGTCAG CTGGgataagaaaaataatccagaacCTTGGAACAAGCTGTCTCCCAGCGACCAGTACAAG TTCTACTCGGTTAATATAGACTACAGTAGACTGAAAAAGGACCGTCCAGACTTCTAA